The following coding sequences are from one Pseudonocardia sp. HH130630-07 window:
- a CDS encoding LysR family transcriptional regulator encodes MWDLRRLHLLHELHRRGTVTAVAQRLNYSPSSVSAQLAKLEDEVGVRLLEPDGRRVRLTPQGERVARYAAQVLDLEESVRSELRPDEAVTETVRLATLETTGRVLLPAALTRLRTAAPYLRVEASVLPPEVGLTELEARGFDLAIAEQYPGHTRAHRERLDRQVLGTDPVRLVVPAVSGITDLPGAASMPWVMEPEGTAARNWAVQQCRAAGFEPDIRFDSADLEIHVHLVRAGHAVGLLPDLVWTGNAVGVRLIELPGPSHREVFTSVRAAAVSRPAIRAVRAALAEAFDAVGRAGVPR; translated from the coding sequence ATGTGGGATCTCCGTCGCCTCCACCTGCTGCACGAGCTGCACCGCCGGGGCACCGTGACCGCGGTCGCGCAGCGGCTGAACTACAGCCCGTCGAGCGTGTCGGCTCAGCTCGCGAAGCTGGAGGACGAGGTCGGGGTCCGGCTGCTGGAGCCCGACGGCCGCCGGGTGCGGCTGACCCCGCAGGGCGAGCGGGTCGCCCGGTACGCCGCGCAGGTGCTCGACCTGGAGGAGAGCGTCCGCAGCGAGCTGCGCCCGGACGAGGCGGTCACCGAGACGGTGCGCCTGGCGACGCTGGAGACGACCGGCCGGGTGCTGCTCCCGGCGGCGCTGACCCGGCTGCGGACCGCGGCGCCCTACCTGCGGGTGGAGGCGTCGGTGCTGCCGCCGGAGGTCGGACTGACCGAGCTGGAGGCCCGCGGGTTCGATCTCGCGATCGCCGAGCAGTACCCCGGGCACACCCGGGCGCACCGGGAACGGCTTGACCGGCAGGTGCTGGGGACCGACCCGGTGCGCCTGGTCGTCCCGGCGGTGTCCGGGATCACCGACCTGCCCGGCGCCGCCTCGATGCCCTGGGTGATGGAGCCCGAGGGCACCGCGGCCCGGAACTGGGCGGTGCAGCAGTGCCGGGCCGCCGGGTTCGAGCCGGACATCCGGTTCGACTCGGCCGACCTGGAGATCCACGTGCACCTGGTGCGGGCCGGGCACGCCGTCGGGCTGCTGCCGGACCTGGTGTGGACCGGCAACGCCGTGGGCGTCCGGCTGATCGAGCTGCCCGGGCCGTCGCACCGGGAGGTCTTCACCTCGGTCCGGGCGGCGGCGGTGTCCCGCCCGGCGATCCGGGCGGTGCGGGCGGCGCTGGCCGAGGCGTTCGACGCCGTGGGCCGGGCCGGCGTCCCCCGCTGA
- a CDS encoding FAD-dependent oxidoreductase yields MTATLVVGAGIAGCAVARVLRRRGLDVTIVERRLEPPRSGTALNLPGNAVRALRSLGIDAGPHLSAFPIRRREYRSATDRLLFSVDEAGFWSGVAESWCVSHAELGAELARGLDVRFGTRVLGIDDGAGDGPSTVTFEDGTRRSYDLVVGADGIRSVVRGIVSPAVPAPSVMTPGSWRLVTADPGVEHWTAWTGRRGTFLLIPMGGGRAYGYASTSRGEPVDTDPEWLRRTFGGFPRPVRETVGAVLAGDGRLHHAPVEELRTDRWHRGGVVVVGDAAHATGPVWAQGAAMALEDAVVLGETMALPGTTAEKLDRWERRRRPRVEHVQAATDRMSRIAALPDRLLRLTTPLAGPRSYRAAYRPLRATP; encoded by the coding sequence ATGACCGCCACGCTGGTCGTGGGCGCCGGGATCGCCGGCTGCGCCGTCGCACGCGTGCTCCGGCGCCGCGGGCTCGATGTCACGATCGTCGAGCGGCGCCTCGAACCTCCGCGCTCCGGGACGGCGCTGAACCTCCCGGGCAACGCGGTCCGGGCGTTGCGGTCGCTCGGGATCGACGCGGGGCCGCACCTGTCCGCGTTCCCGATCCGGCGCCGGGAGTACCGCAGCGCGACCGACCGGCTGCTCTTCTCCGTGGACGAGGCCGGATTCTGGTCCGGCGTCGCCGAGTCCTGGTGCGTGTCGCACGCCGAGCTCGGCGCGGAGCTGGCCCGGGGCCTGGACGTCCGGTTCGGCACCCGGGTCCTCGGGATCGACGACGGCGCGGGGGACGGGCCGAGCACCGTGACGTTCGAGGACGGGACCCGGCGCAGCTACGACCTGGTGGTCGGGGCGGACGGCATCCGGTCCGTCGTCCGCGGGATCGTCTCGCCGGCCGTCCCGGCTCCGTCGGTCATGACCCCGGGCAGCTGGCGGCTGGTCACCGCCGACCCGGGCGTCGAGCACTGGACGGCGTGGACCGGGCGCCGGGGCACGTTCCTGCTGATCCCGATGGGCGGCGGGCGGGCGTACGGCTACGCGTCCACCAGCCGGGGCGAACCGGTGGACACCGACCCGGAGTGGCTCCGGCGGACCTTCGGCGGGTTCCCCCGGCCGGTCCGCGAGACGGTCGGTGCGGTCCTCGCCGGTGACGGCCGGCTGCACCACGCGCCGGTCGAGGAGCTGCGTACCGACCGCTGGCACCGGGGCGGGGTCGTGGTGGTCGGGGACGCCGCGCACGCCACCGGCCCGGTGTGGGCGCAGGGGGCGGCGATGGCGCTGGAGGACGCCGTCGTCCTCGGCGAGACGATGGCACTGCCCGGGACCACGGCCGAGAAGCTGGACCGCTGGGAACGACGCCGGCGTCCGCGGGTCGAGCACGTGCAGGCCGCCACCGACCGGATGTCGCGGATCGCCGCGCTGCCCGACCGGCTGCTGCGCCTCACCACCCCGCTGGCCGGCCCCCGCTCGTACCGCGCGGCCTACCGCCCGCTACGCGCCACTCCCTGA